A genomic region of Geothrix edaphica contains the following coding sequences:
- a CDS encoding LolA family protein translates to MIRRALFRLLLALPLGAQTAPPSLREAVERFDAAQAQVQTLQCPFTLTLRRALLKTPSVTKGTLYLQGSEFAHFAFQPPEDLILHLTPKALISYSPEAKAGELMKIGLIKNANRKFLGLGQKLSYLSEYFQIQLGEAKDLPGTWLLAMAPRTLSMRKRMQALNLWVDKETWLPRQVQWVERSGDSWLVELGPLKTNQALPAAVTGFKLPEGIPLRNEFSFFATRKK, encoded by the coding sequence ATGATCCGCCGCGCCCTCTTCCGCCTTCTGCTGGCGCTCCCCCTGGGGGCCCAGACCGCGCCGCCCTCGCTGCGGGAGGCCGTGGAGCGTTTCGACGCCGCCCAGGCCCAGGTGCAGACGCTGCAGTGCCCCTTCACGCTGACCCTGCGCCGGGCCCTGCTGAAGACGCCCTCGGTGACGAAGGGAACCCTCTACCTCCAGGGCTCCGAGTTCGCCCACTTCGCCTTCCAGCCGCCCGAGGACCTGATCCTCCACCTCACCCCCAAGGCCCTCATCTCCTACAGCCCCGAGGCCAAGGCCGGCGAGCTCATGAAGATCGGCCTCATCAAGAACGCCAACCGGAAGTTCCTGGGCCTCGGCCAGAAGCTCAGCTACCTGTCCGAGTACTTCCAGATCCAGCTGGGCGAGGCCAAGGATCTGCCCGGCACCTGGCTCCTGGCCATGGCCCCCCGCACCCTCTCCATGCGCAAGCGGATGCAGGCCCTGAACCTCTGGGTGGACAAGGAGACGTGGCTGCCCCGGCAGGTCCAGTGGGTCGAGCGCAGCGGGGACTCCTGGCTGGTGGAGCTGGGCCCGCTGAAGACCAACCAGGCCCTGCCCGCCGCGGTGACCGGGTTCAAGCTCCCGGAGGGCATTCCCCTCCGGAACGAGTTCAGCTTCTTCGCCACCCGGAAGAAGTAG
- the fabG gene encoding 3-oxoacyl-ACP reductase FabG, whose product MNEPSSQPPRNALVTGGSGRIGRAIARQLARDGYRVTVHCRSRVDEAQAVVDAICAEGGQADWIAFDVADRAEAARCLEAKVAADGPYHCIVCNAGITRDGAFPALSGEDWDLVLGVGLDGFFNVVQPLLIPMIKTRKGGRIVCISSVSGVVGNRGQVNYSAAKAGLIGAAKALAVELASRGITVNCIAPGLIESELVDELVLEHALKAIPMDRVGQPEDVASLAGFLCSDAAGYITRQVIGVNGGLV is encoded by the coding sequence ATGAACGAACCCTCCTCCCAACCCCCCAGGAACGCGCTCGTCACGGGCGGCAGCGGCCGCATCGGCCGGGCCATCGCCCGTCAGTTGGCCCGGGACGGCTACCGTGTGACCGTGCACTGCCGCAGCCGCGTGGACGAGGCCCAGGCCGTGGTGGACGCCATTTGCGCGGAGGGCGGCCAGGCCGACTGGATCGCCTTCGACGTGGCCGACCGCGCGGAAGCGGCCCGCTGCCTGGAGGCGAAGGTCGCCGCCGACGGCCCCTACCACTGCATCGTCTGCAATGCGGGCATCACTCGGGACGGCGCCTTCCCGGCCCTCAGCGGCGAGGACTGGGACCTGGTCCTGGGCGTGGGGCTCGATGGCTTCTTCAACGTGGTCCAGCCCCTCCTCATCCCGATGATCAAGACCCGCAAGGGGGGGCGCATTGTCTGCATCTCCAGCGTCTCCGGGGTGGTGGGAAACCGCGGTCAGGTGAACTACAGCGCCGCCAAGGCGGGCCTCATCGGTGCCGCCAAGGCCCTGGCCGTCGAGCTGGCCAGCCGCGGGATCACCGTGAACTGCATCGCGCCCGGCCTGATCGAATCGGAGCTGGTGGATGAGCTCGTGCTCGAACATGCCCTGAAGGCCATCCCCATGGACCGGGTCGGCCAGCCCGAGGACGTGGCCTCCCTGGCGGGCTTCCTCTGCTCGGACGCCGCGGGCTATATCACGCGCCAGGTCATCGGCGTGAACGGGGGACTGGTCTGA
- a CDS encoding FHA domain-containing protein, whose translation MIVVCPACQARFQYDDSRFGQARAKRFKCPKCAHLFEVANPATTMSLPPVQEEPLPPPPLTMPIPEQEPPNEATLASAFTTARRDRDSILVAAGIQQAGLPAGFKFSLAFLTGPQASTVQVLDRPVIVLGREEGDVITQDPETSRRHAVLEIRGDGTVWITDQDSTNGTQVNGERITGTVQLLSQQEFTCGNSTFMLLIRNTNEYPLH comes from the coding sequence ATGATTGTGGTGTGCCCGGCCTGCCAGGCCCGCTTCCAGTACGACGACAGCCGGTTCGGCCAAGCCCGAGCCAAGCGGTTCAAGTGCCCGAAGTGCGCCCACCTCTTCGAGGTGGCCAATCCGGCGACGACGATGAGTCTGCCGCCGGTCCAGGAGGAGCCCCTCCCGCCCCCGCCCCTCACGATGCCCATCCCCGAGCAGGAACCCCCCAACGAGGCCACGCTGGCCTCGGCCTTCACCACCGCCCGCCGAGACCGCGACTCCATCCTGGTGGCCGCCGGCATCCAGCAGGCGGGCCTGCCGGCGGGGTTCAAGTTCAGCCTGGCCTTCCTCACCGGCCCCCAGGCCTCCACGGTGCAGGTGCTGGACCGGCCCGTCATCGTCCTCGGTCGGGAGGAGGGTGACGTCATCACCCAGGATCCCGAGACTTCCCGCCGCCACGCGGTGCTGGAAATCCGGGGGGATGGAACCGTATGGATCACCGATCAGGACTCCACCAACGGCACCCAGGTCAACGGCGAGCGCATCACCGGCACGGTCCAGCTTCTCAGCCAGCAGGAATTCACCTGCGGGAACAGCACCTTCATGCTGCTGATCCGCAACACCAACGAGTACCCGCTGCACTGA
- a CDS encoding acyl-CoA thioesterase has protein sequence MTFLQTSVSLEIPFHDVDSMGVVWHGHYLKYFEIARTALMRRAGLDVADMLASGCAWPVVTCEVKYIRPLRYGQRILVEARLEEYEARIGIAYTVRDEATGERLTRGRTRQLPVDSATGELCPGTPLGMVAAIERALP, from the coding sequence ATGACCTTCCTGCAGACTTCCGTGAGCCTGGAAATCCCCTTCCATGATGTGGATTCGATGGGGGTCGTCTGGCATGGGCACTACCTGAAATATTTCGAGATCGCCCGCACCGCCCTCATGCGCCGCGCCGGTCTGGACGTGGCCGACATGCTGGCCAGCGGGTGCGCCTGGCCCGTGGTCACCTGCGAGGTGAAGTACATCCGCCCCCTCCGCTACGGTCAGCGGATCCTGGTGGAGGCCCGGCTCGAGGAGTACGAGGCCCGCATCGGCATCGCCTACACCGTGCGCGACGAGGCCACCGGCGAGCGCCTCACCCGGGGCCGAACCCGGCAGCTGCCCGTCGATTCGGCCACCGGGGAGCTCTGCCCGGGAACCCCCCTTGGCATGGTCGCCGCCATCGAGCGGGCCCTCCCATGA
- a CDS encoding aspartate ammonia-lyase gives MDAITSVLRRCEIFSGLSDADLGLIAKAARRREVPAGTRLFTQGEPRKGATVIAEGRVEITRDNGEGAEPVVILGPGDVAGEQSFLAVSTHTATGAALTSAVLLDLDREAVLQSLGQDGAAAIAVLSKVANVLHQRILYSATPRTGREQAYASGRTRRESDLIGPLDVPEDALFGVQTLRAVHNFPITGTPTSHFPAMIRALAMVKQAAARANARLGLLDPAIADAIDRASQEIIDGHWHGHFPTDMVQGGAGTSTNMNANEVIANRALELLGHKRGDYGHCHPNDHVNLGQSTNDVYPTALRLSTIFMLKNLLDAMERLKAALHAKGREFSDVIKMGRTQLQDAVPMTLGQEFEAYAVTTGEDIQRLQETARLFLEVNMGGTAIGTGICADPNYPQVVVEELRKVTGLEILLAENLVEATPDTGAFVMFSGVVKRAAVKLSKLCNDLRLLSSGPRCGFGELNLPPMQPGSSIMPGKVNPVIPEVVNQVAFSVIGNDLTITLAAEAGQLQLNVMEPILAYSLATSLRTLTAAVNVLTTKCIVGITANRDRCRDLVEHSIGIVTAVMPAIGYKRATEVAKEALETGVPVRELILRKGYLTPAELDEAFSLEAMTQPRPIR, from the coding sequence ATGGATGCCATCACGTCTGTCCTTCGCCGCTGCGAAATCTTCTCGGGGCTGTCCGACGCCGACCTGGGCCTGATCGCCAAAGCCGCCCGCCGGCGCGAAGTCCCCGCGGGAACCCGCCTCTTCACCCAGGGTGAGCCCCGCAAGGGCGCCACGGTCATCGCCGAGGGCCGGGTCGAGATCACCCGCGACAACGGCGAGGGCGCCGAGCCCGTGGTCATCCTGGGCCCCGGCGACGTGGCCGGCGAGCAGTCCTTCCTGGCCGTCAGCACCCACACGGCCACGGGCGCGGCCCTCACCTCCGCGGTGCTGCTGGACCTGGACCGCGAAGCCGTCCTCCAGAGCCTCGGGCAGGATGGCGCCGCAGCCATCGCCGTGCTCAGCAAGGTCGCCAACGTCCTGCACCAGCGCATCCTCTACTCGGCCACGCCCCGCACCGGCCGGGAGCAGGCCTACGCCAGCGGCCGCACCCGCCGCGAATCCGACCTCATCGGCCCCCTGGACGTGCCCGAGGACGCCCTCTTCGGCGTGCAGACCCTGCGCGCCGTGCACAACTTCCCCATCACGGGCACGCCCACCAGCCACTTTCCGGCCATGATCCGCGCCCTGGCCATGGTGAAGCAGGCCGCGGCCCGAGCCAACGCCCGCCTGGGCCTGCTGGACCCGGCCATCGCCGATGCCATCGACCGCGCCTCGCAGGAGATCATCGACGGGCACTGGCACGGCCACTTCCCCACGGACATGGTGCAGGGCGGCGCGGGCACCTCCACGAACATGAACGCCAACGAGGTCATCGCCAACCGCGCCCTGGAGCTGCTGGGCCACAAGCGGGGCGACTACGGACATTGCCACCCCAACGATCACGTGAACCTGGGCCAGAGCACCAACGACGTCTACCCCACCGCTCTGCGCCTCAGCACCATCTTCATGCTGAAGAACCTGCTGGACGCCATGGAACGCCTGAAGGCCGCCCTCCACGCCAAGGGCCGCGAGTTCTCCGATGTCATCAAGATGGGCCGCACCCAGCTGCAGGACGCCGTGCCCATGACGCTCGGCCAGGAGTTCGAGGCCTACGCGGTCACCACCGGCGAGGACATCCAGCGCCTGCAGGAGACCGCCCGCCTCTTCCTGGAGGTGAACATGGGCGGCACGGCCATCGGCACGGGCATCTGCGCCGATCCCAACTACCCCCAGGTGGTGGTGGAGGAGCTCCGGAAGGTGACGGGGCTGGAAATCCTGCTGGCGGAGAACCTCGTGGAGGCCACGCCGGACACCGGCGCCTTCGTCATGTTCTCGGGCGTGGTGAAGCGGGCCGCGGTGAAGCTCAGCAAGCTCTGCAACGACCTGCGCCTGCTCAGCAGCGGCCCCCGCTGCGGCTTCGGCGAGCTCAACCTGCCCCCCATGCAGCCCGGCAGCAGCATCATGCCCGGCAAGGTGAACCCCGTGATCCCCGAGGTGGTGAACCAGGTGGCCTTCTCGGTCATCGGCAACGACCTCACCATCACCCTGGCCGCCGAGGCCGGCCAGCTCCAACTGAACGTGATGGAACCCATCCTGGCCTACAGCCTCGCCACCAGCCTGCGCACCCTGACAGCGGCCGTGAACGTGCTCACCACCAAGTGCATCGTGGGCATCACCGCCAACCGCGACCGCTGCCGCGACCTGGTGGAGCACAGCATCGGCATCGTCACCGCCGTCATGCCCGCCATCGGCTACAAACGTGCCACCGAGGTGGCCAAGGAGGCCCTGGAGACCGGCGTGCCGGTCCGGGAGCTCATCCTCCGCAAGGGCTACCTCACCCCCGCGGAGCTGGACGAGGCCTTCAGCCTCGAGGCCATGACCCAGCCCCGGCCCATCCGCTAG
- a CDS encoding beta-ketoacyl-ACP synthase, translated as MRRVVVTGMGGVTPFGETWEAIDRAVSAGRSGVKVMREWDQYPEIQTRLGVPIEGFEVPAHYPRKMVRSMGRVALLGVRATELALRDAGLLDDAILRGGRVGVAYGSSFGSVDPIVSLGRSLASGRIGGLSATGYIQAMSHTAAVNIGVYFGLTGRVIPTSTACTSSSQAIGYAYESIREGRQTIMVSGGSDELSVFTAAVFDTLYATSQRNDAPDQSPRPFDRDRDGLVVGEGGCTLILEDRDHALARGARIHAEILGFGTNSDGAHITQPQQSTMAETMRLALADAGLPADAIGWVNAHGTATEYGDIAESHATREVFQKRVPITSFKSYMGHPLGACGSLEAWMGIEMSRAGRIAPTLNLVEPDPRCADLDYLQFTHRDLDAACFISNNFAFGGINTSLVFQRGDS; from the coding sequence ATGCGGCGGGTGGTGGTGACGGGCATGGGGGGCGTCACCCCCTTCGGCGAGACCTGGGAGGCCATCGACCGCGCGGTCTCCGCCGGGCGGAGCGGCGTGAAGGTCATGCGGGAATGGGATCAGTATCCCGAGATCCAGACCCGCCTCGGGGTGCCCATCGAGGGCTTCGAGGTGCCGGCCCACTATCCCCGGAAGATGGTGCGCTCCATGGGCCGCGTGGCCCTCCTGGGGGTCCGCGCCACGGAACTGGCCCTGCGGGATGCCGGGCTCCTGGATGACGCGATCCTGCGCGGCGGCCGCGTCGGCGTGGCCTACGGCTCCTCCTTCGGCAGCGTGGATCCCATCGTGTCCCTGGGCCGCAGCCTGGCATCGGGACGCATCGGCGGCCTCAGCGCCACGGGCTACATCCAGGCCATGAGCCACACGGCCGCCGTCAACATCGGGGTGTACTTCGGCCTCACGGGACGCGTCATCCCCACCAGCACCGCCTGCACCAGCAGCAGCCAGGCCATCGGCTACGCCTACGAATCCATCCGGGAGGGCCGCCAGACCATCATGGTGTCCGGCGGCTCGGACGAGCTGTCGGTGTTCACGGCGGCGGTCTTCGACACCCTGTACGCCACCAGCCAGCGCAACGACGCCCCCGACCAGTCCCCCCGGCCCTTCGACCGGGACCGCGACGGCCTGGTGGTGGGCGAGGGGGGCTGCACCCTCATCCTCGAGGACCGGGACCACGCCCTGGCCCGCGGGGCCCGCATCCACGCGGAGATCCTGGGCTTCGGGACCAACTCCGACGGCGCCCACATCACCCAGCCCCAGCAGTCCACCATGGCCGAGACCATGCGCCTGGCCCTGGCCGATGCCGGCCTCCCGGCCGATGCCATCGGCTGGGTCAACGCCCACGGCACCGCCACCGAGTACGGCGACATCGCCGAGAGCCACGCCACCCGCGAGGTCTTCCAGAAGCGCGTGCCCATCACCTCCTTCAAGAGCTACATGGGCCACCCCCTGGGCGCCTGCGGCTCCCTCGAAGCCTGGATGGGCATCGAGATGTCCCGGGCCGGGCGCATCGCCCCCACCCTGAACCTGGTCGAGCCCGATCCCCGCTGCGCCGATCTGGATTACCTCCAGTTCACCCATCGCGACCTGGACGCGGCTTGTTTCATTTCCAACAATTTCGCCTTCGGCGGCATCAACACCTCCCTCGTGTTCCAGCGCGGGGATTCGTGA
- a CDS encoding GNAT family N-acetyltransferase, which produces MAQDSAYTDRMKLSLRPSSTLDLEIHVAHRVALFRDMEMGSEDGLRRMADTFRVQLRNWLVTGQCRGFLLEDEGRPVAGVLMLMRETLPTPVTPLSVRGYLFNIYTEPTHRRQGLAARLTDAALDLARDLGLEIMELHASLEAEGLYQRMGFVPTSEMRLVMGAGIKTPKLWKNRH; this is translated from the coding sequence ATGGCCCAGGATAGCGCCTACACTGACCGCATGAAGCTCTCTCTCCGCCCCTCCTCGACCCTGGATCTGGAGATCCACGTGGCCCATCGCGTGGCCCTGTTCCGCGACATGGAGATGGGCTCCGAGGACGGGCTCCGCCGCATGGCCGACACCTTCCGCGTCCAGCTGCGGAACTGGCTGGTGACGGGCCAGTGCCGGGGTTTCCTCCTGGAGGATGAGGGCCGCCCCGTGGCCGGCGTGCTGATGCTGATGCGGGAGACGCTCCCCACGCCGGTGACGCCGCTCTCGGTGCGGGGCTACCTCTTCAACATCTACACGGAGCCCACGCACCGCCGCCAGGGCCTGGCCGCCCGCCTCACGGATGCGGCCCTGGATCTGGCCCGCGACCTGGGCCTGGAGATCATGGAGCTGCACGCGAGCCTCGAGGCCGAGGGCCTCTACCAGCGCATGGGTTTCGTGCCCACCAGCGAGATGCGCCTGGTCATGGGGGCGGGGATCAAGACTCCGAAACTGTGGAAGAACCGCCACTGA
- a CDS encoding MBL fold metallo-hydrolase yields MHYAALASGSKGNCHALSGGGRTLLIDAGISLLQIRRRLEVLGLEPGSVRALALTHEHSDHIGAVGVIVRRTDWAILATAATRSAVQRIQGIEIPAARWIEVEAGRPTDWEGWRLLPFALPHDAEDPVAYRVEAGGIAAAVVTDLGHPTALVADHLQDLDLLVLEANHDVDMLREGSYPPQLKARILSRVGHLSNAAMAELLGRVTSPRLKQVVLAHLSESNNDPGLARFAAEEILRGTPAALHVAHQREPLALPPVA; encoded by the coding sequence ATGCACTACGCGGCCCTGGCCTCCGGTTCCAAGGGGAACTGCCACGCCCTTTCCGGGGGCGGCCGGACCCTGCTCATCGATGCGGGCATCTCCCTGCTCCAGATCCGCCGCCGCCTGGAGGTCCTGGGCCTGGAGCCCGGGTCCGTGCGGGCCCTGGCCCTCACCCACGAGCACTCGGACCACATCGGGGCGGTGGGGGTCATCGTCCGGCGCACGGACTGGGCCATCCTCGCCACCGCCGCCACCCGCTCGGCCGTACAGCGGATCCAGGGCATCGAGATCCCCGCCGCGCGCTGGATCGAGGTGGAGGCCGGCCGGCCCACCGACTGGGAAGGCTGGCGCCTGCTGCCCTTCGCCCTCCCCCACGACGCGGAGGATCCGGTGGCCTACCGGGTCGAGGCCGGGGGCATCGCCGCGGCCGTCGTGACCGACCTGGGCCACCCCACGGCCCTGGTGGCGGACCACCTCCAGGACCTGGATCTGCTGGTGCTGGAGGCCAATCACGACGTGGACATGCTTCGCGAGGGGAGCTACCCCCCCCAACTCAAGGCCCGCATCCTCAGCCGCGTGGGCCACCTGAGCAATGCCGCCATGGCCGAGCTGCTGGGCCGGGTGACCTCCCCGCGGCTGAAGCAGGTGGTGCTGGCGCACCTGAGCGAGTCCAACAACGATCCCGGCCTGGCCCGGTTCGCCGCCGAGGAGATCCTCCGGGGCACCCCGGCGGCGCTGCACGTGGCCCATCAGCGGGAGCCCCTCGCCCTCCCCCCGGTCGCCTGA
- a CDS encoding acyl-CoA carboxylase subunit beta: MSLEKKIETLKAKHAQALAGGGEARVQKQHEGGKLTARERVAAFLDEGSFEEMDALMVHRAWGVEKIPGDGVVTGFGRVDGRPVAIFAQDFTVFGGSLSEAYAKKICKIMDLAMKVGCPVVGLNDSGGARIQEGVVSLGGYADIFLRNTLASGVIPQISLIMGPCAGGAVYSPAITDFITMVKGSSYMFVTGPDVIKAVTHEEVTKEELGGASTHAAKSGVAHFVTPSDLAALAHTRELLSFLPSNNLGEAPRKAPKTQMPLENPDLDKVVPDDPSKPYDIRDIIRGVVDDAHFFEVHEAFAPNLVVGFARIDGRSVGIVANQPAFYAGVLDIASSEKGARFVRFCDAFNIPLITFEDVPGFLPGVTQEHGGIIRHGAKLLFAFCEATVPKITVITRKAYGGAYCVMASKHIRTDFNFAYPTAEIAVMGAEGAMNVLHGKSIAIAPDPAAKKAELVAEYNEKFANPYIAAEHGFVDEVILPRETRQKLVKALAFLETKRDTMPPKKHGNIPL; the protein is encoded by the coding sequence ATGTCCCTCGAGAAGAAGATCGAGACGCTGAAAGCCAAGCATGCCCAGGCCCTGGCCGGCGGCGGCGAGGCGCGGGTCCAGAAGCAGCACGAGGGCGGCAAGCTCACGGCCCGGGAGCGCGTCGCCGCCTTCCTGGACGAGGGCTCCTTCGAGGAGATGGATGCCCTCATGGTCCACCGGGCCTGGGGGGTGGAAAAGATCCCCGGCGACGGTGTGGTGACGGGCTTCGGTCGCGTGGACGGGCGCCCTGTGGCCATCTTCGCCCAGGACTTCACGGTGTTCGGCGGCTCGCTCAGCGAGGCCTATGCCAAGAAGATCTGCAAGATCATGGACCTGGCCATGAAGGTGGGCTGCCCCGTCGTGGGCCTCAACGACAGCGGCGGCGCCCGCATCCAGGAGGGCGTGGTGAGCCTGGGCGGCTACGCCGACATCTTCCTGCGCAACACCCTGGCCTCCGGCGTCATCCCCCAGATCAGCCTCATCATGGGCCCCTGCGCCGGTGGCGCCGTGTACAGCCCCGCCATCACGGACTTCATCACCATGGTGAAGGGCTCGAGCTACATGTTCGTGACGGGCCCCGACGTCATCAAGGCTGTCACCCACGAGGAGGTCACCAAGGAGGAGCTGGGCGGCGCCAGCACCCACGCGGCCAAGTCCGGCGTGGCCCACTTCGTCACCCCGAGCGACCTGGCGGCTCTGGCCCACACCCGGGAGCTGCTCTCCTTCCTGCCCAGCAACAACCTGGGCGAGGCCCCCCGCAAGGCCCCGAAGACCCAGATGCCCCTGGAGAACCCGGACCTGGACAAGGTGGTGCCGGACGATCCCTCGAAGCCCTACGACATCCGCGACATCATCCGCGGCGTGGTGGACGACGCCCACTTCTTCGAGGTGCACGAGGCCTTCGCGCCCAACCTCGTCGTGGGCTTCGCCCGCATCGACGGCCGCAGCGTAGGTATCGTGGCCAACCAGCCGGCCTTCTACGCCGGCGTCCTCGACATCGCCTCCAGCGAGAAGGGCGCGCGCTTCGTGCGGTTCTGCGACGCCTTCAACATCCCGCTCATCACCTTCGAGGACGTGCCGGGCTTCCTGCCGGGCGTCACCCAGGAGCACGGCGGCATCATCCGCCACGGCGCCAAGCTGCTCTTCGCCTTCTGCGAGGCCACGGTGCCCAAGATCACCGTCATCACCCGCAAGGCCTACGGCGGCGCCTACTGTGTGATGGCCAGCAAGCACATCCGTACGGACTTCAACTTCGCCTACCCCACGGCCGAGATCGCCGTCATGGGGGCCGAGGGCGCCATGAACGTGCTGCACGGCAAGTCCATCGCCATCGCGCCCGATCCCGCCGCCAAGAAGGCCGAGCTGGTGGCCGAGTACAACGAGAAGTTCGCCAACCCCTACATCGCCGCCGAGCACGGCTTCGTGGACGAGGTCATCCTCCCCCGCGAGACCCGCCAGAAGCTGGTCAAGGCCCTGGCCTTCCTGGAGACCAAGCGCGACACCATGCCCCCCAAGAAGCACGGGAACATCCCTCTCTAG
- a CDS encoding beta-ketoacyl-ACP synthase yields MTPVAPCHLSALGLVNALGRGKREVAAGLLCGDTSGLVDEEGWLPGRTARVGRVRGALEALPERFAADDSRNTRLLLLALEEIRAEVDREISRHGTHRVGVVLGTSTSGIEAAERAVAHHQQHHTLPAGFHYRQQEIGRLAPFLAEFLGLQGPAITVSTACTSSGKALVTARNLLRLGLCDAVITGGADSLCRLTLNGFASLESVSPGPCNPMSRNRAGINVGEGAALFILRKEPAAVALLGAGASSDAHHISSPDPSGAGAEAAMRAALAEAGPDVAVGYLNLHATATAKNDEMESRATQVVFPAGIACSGTKPLTGHLLGAAAATELAFCWLLAQEAWNPDGLLPPHRWDGEADRDLPALDLVTDGAAFRGARICMSNAFAFGGNNLSLILGPAR; encoded by the coding sequence ATGACGCCGGTCGCGCCCTGCCACCTCTCCGCCCTGGGTCTTGTGAACGCGCTGGGGCGGGGGAAGCGTGAGGTGGCCGCGGGGCTGCTGTGCGGAGACACCTCGGGCCTGGTGGACGAAGAGGGCTGGCTGCCCGGACGGACGGCCCGCGTGGGACGGGTGCGGGGAGCCCTGGAGGCACTGCCGGAGCGCTTCGCCGCCGACGATTCCCGCAACACCCGTCTGCTCCTCCTCGCCCTGGAGGAGATCCGCGCCGAGGTGGACCGGGAGATCAGCCGTCACGGCACCCACCGCGTCGGCGTGGTGCTCGGCACCAGCACCTCCGGCATCGAGGCCGCCGAGCGGGCCGTCGCCCATCATCAGCAGCACCACACCCTGCCCGCCGGCTTCCACTACCGGCAGCAGGAGATCGGCCGACTGGCCCCCTTCCTGGCGGAATTCCTGGGGCTCCAGGGGCCGGCGATCACGGTGTCCACGGCCTGCACCTCCAGCGGCAAGGCCCTGGTCACGGCCCGGAACCTGCTCCGGCTGGGCCTCTGCGATGCCGTGATCACCGGCGGTGCGGACTCCCTCTGCCGGCTGACCCTCAACGGGTTCGCCTCCCTCGAATCCGTCTCCCCGGGCCCCTGCAATCCCATGAGCCGGAACCGCGCCGGCATCAACGTGGGCGAAGGGGCGGCCCTCTTCATCCTCCGGAAGGAACCCGCGGCGGTGGCCCTGCTGGGGGCCGGCGCTTCCAGCGACGCCCATCACATCTCCTCGCCCGATCCCTCCGGTGCCGGCGCGGAGGCTGCCATGCGCGCGGCCCTGGCCGAGGCGGGCCCGGACGTGGCGGTGGGCTACCTCAACCTGCACGCCACGGCCACGGCGAAGAACGACGAGATGGAGAGCCGCGCCACCCAGGTCGTCTTCCCCGCCGGGATCGCCTGCAGCGGCACCAAGCCCCTCACCGGACACCTGCTCGGCGCCGCCGCGGCCACGGAGTTGGCGTTCTGCTGGCTCCTGGCCCAGGAGGCCTGGAATCCCGACGGGCTCCTGCCGCCCCACCGCTGGGACGGGGAGGCCGACCGGGACCTGCCGGCCCTGGACCTCGTGACCGACGGCGCAGCCTTCCGGGGAGCGCGGATCTGCATGTCCAACGCCTTCGCCTTCGGCGGCAACAACCTCAGCCTGATCCTGGGACCCGCCCGATGA
- a CDS encoding tetratricopeptide repeat protein, which translates to MRPLPLLALSALSLAAQAPKATPVFDETFFNGDRRIILGGCADRARAIKPRDAKYLAEFGRAYLAALDKPRAEAAFREAEQREPKDGQVLHLIAQAWLKHGYKTEALEGYEKILTRDPKNKEALAQTGVDLAEVGLVAEAERYMLALAALEKDDWERFLRFGRAFLVAGQRKRAAAWFARAVALKPDEEKVFLEISRAFAETQSVM; encoded by the coding sequence ATGCGCCCCCTTCCCCTCCTCGCCCTCAGCGCCCTGAGCCTCGCGGCCCAGGCCCCGAAAGCCACCCCGGTCTTCGACGAGACCTTCTTCAACGGTGACCGCCGGATCATCCTCGGGGGTTGCGCCGATCGGGCGCGGGCCATCAAGCCCCGGGACGCCAAATACCTGGCCGAGTTCGGCCGGGCCTACCTGGCGGCCCTCGACAAACCCCGGGCGGAGGCCGCCTTCAGGGAGGCCGAGCAGCGCGAGCCCAAGGACGGCCAGGTGCTCCACCTCATAGCCCAGGCCTGGCTGAAGCACGGCTACAAGACGGAGGCCCTGGAGGGCTACGAGAAGATCCTCACCCGCGATCCCAAAAACAAGGAGGCCCTCGCCCAGACCGGCGTGGACCTGGCGGAGGTGGGCCTCGTGGCCGAGGCCGAGCGCTACATGCTCGCCCTGGCGGCCCTGGAGAAGGATGACTGGGAGCGCTTCCTGAGGTTCGGCCGGGCCTTCCTGGTGGCCGGGCAGCGGAAGAGGGCCGCGGCCTGGTTCGCCCGCGCCGTGGCCCTGAAGCCCGACGAGGAGAAGGTCTTCCTGGAGATCAGCCGCGCCTTCGCCGAGACCCAGAGCGTGATGTAG